The following proteins are encoded in a genomic region of Bernardetia sp. MNP-M8:
- a CDS encoding DUF3298 domain-containing protein — translation MKKEKLIISFIHFLFIVLFVFYSSLLFAQKPQTSTNTDYCHFKGTINGNLSIIMDLIQNGDSYSGSYYYTKYNLPINLEGKVNDKGELELFTMDSEGKKTEFITGKINQNTFVGNWKNQDKTKTLPISLVEDYSKSIAFDFVAIKDSVKLFKNRKDTPQATFSDIIVEVKQVPQGSSLAKIKELLIKHQSVQNESSSQTAKQIIENNKKSFFKEYLEVNKDQNEDYLYAANWINQSDVEVVFNDNYFATIAFSNYQYLGGAHGMFGETYLVIDTKSGKELKLSDIFDKKNLAILEKRMIKKAYAYTGFENPVSLQDAGYLVEKIEVTDNFSLTAKGITFVYQPYEIAPYAAGMPAFLFTWEELKELIKSDSPVNLLLKKQ, via the coding sequence ATGAAAAAAGAAAAATTAATTATCTCGTTTATTCATTTTTTATTTATTGTTTTATTTGTATTTTATTCTTCCCTACTCTTTGCTCAAAAACCACAAACCTCTACAAATACAGATTATTGTCATTTTAAAGGCACAATAAATGGAAATTTATCTATCATAATGGATTTAATCCAAAATGGAGATTCTTATTCAGGAAGCTATTATTACACAAAATACAATTTACCAATAAATTTGGAAGGCAAAGTTAATGATAAAGGTGAACTAGAATTATTTACAATGGATAGTGAAGGGAAAAAAACAGAATTTATAACAGGAAAGATAAATCAAAATACTTTTGTTGGAAATTGGAAAAATCAAGACAAAACCAAAACACTACCTATTTCTTTAGTAGAAGATTATTCAAAAAGTATTGCGTTTGATTTTGTTGCTATAAAAGACAGTGTAAAGTTATTCAAAAATAGAAAAGATACACCTCAAGCTACTTTTTCAGATATAATTGTAGAAGTAAAACAAGTCCCACAAGGAAGTAGTTTAGCCAAAATCAAAGAACTTCTAATAAAACATCAATCAGTACAGAATGAATCATCTTCCCAAACAGCTAAACAAATAATTGAAAATAATAAAAAATCATTCTTTAAAGAGTATTTGGAAGTAAATAAAGACCAAAATGAAGACTACTTATATGCAGCAAATTGGATCAATCAAAGTGATGTAGAAGTCGTTTTTAATGATAATTATTTTGCTACTATTGCATTTTCTAATTATCAATATTTAGGAGGAGCGCATGGAATGTTTGGAGAAACCTATCTTGTTATCGATACAAAAAGTGGTAAAGAATTAAAGTTGAGTGATATTTTTGACAAAAAAAATCTTGCCATTTTAGAAAAAAGAATGATAAAAAAAGCCTACGCATATACAGGCTTTGAAAATCCTGTTTCATTACAAGATGCTGGTTATTTAGTAGAGAAAATAGAAGTTACAGATAATTTTTCATTGACAGCCAAAGGAATAACTTTTGTTTATCAACCTTATGAAATTGCACCGTATGCAGCAGGAATGCCTGCTTTTTTGTTTACTTGGGAAGAATTAAAAGAGCTTATTAAATCAGATTCTCCTGTAAATTTATTACTTAAGAAGCAATAA
- a CDS encoding RsiV family protein → MKKNNSLLVFSCLAVFLFASCGGNTNAKAEENNVDSVTTQTNQNIETDNSIKKIAFEIFADSGTIELAAGEEDSPSALFKEEILVVTEVPSQTNLEEIQAILQKKQNYSGDAKQALAKKKREYLEGYVDANSEEVIGMSAEWDRDLSVQVIFNDDDFTTIGFYLDEYGGGAHSYSMASFVILDLKNSKQITLSDIFDEKGLVLLKQKMLDRALEIAKNNNASSLEEYDFFVDAIEPTESFTITETGIEFSYDRGEIRPYSSPAPSFSFKWNEIKDIIKTEASVRSLIVE, encoded by the coding sequence ATGAAAAAAAATAATTCTTTGCTTGTTTTCTCATGTCTTGCTGTTTTTCTCTTTGCTTCTTGTGGTGGAAACACAAATGCTAAAGCAGAGGAAAATAATGTTGATTCTGTTACAACACAAACAAATCAGAATATCGAAACAGATAATAGTATCAAAAAAATAGCTTTTGAAATCTTTGCAGATAGTGGAACAATCGAACTTGCAGCAGGAGAAGAGGATTCGCCTTCAGCTCTGTTCAAAGAAGAGATTTTGGTAGTTACAGAAGTGCCTAGTCAGACTAATTTGGAAGAAATTCAAGCTATTTTACAGAAAAAACAGAATTATAGTGGAGATGCAAAACAAGCCTTAGCCAAAAAGAAAAGAGAATATTTGGAAGGCTATGTAGATGCAAATTCAGAAGAGGTAATAGGAATGTCAGCAGAGTGGGACAGAGATTTATCAGTCCAAGTAATTTTTAATGATGATGATTTTACTACCATTGGTTTTTACCTTGATGAATATGGAGGTGGAGCGCATTCTTATTCTATGGCTTCTTTCGTGATTTTGGATTTGAAAAATAGTAAGCAAATTACTTTGTCTGATATTTTTGATGAAAAAGGACTTGTTTTACTCAAACAAAAAATGTTAGATAGGGCTTTAGAAATAGCAAAGAATAATAATGCATCTTCTTTAGAAGAGTATGATTTTTTTGTAGATGCAATTGAGCCAACTGAAAGTTTTACAATTACAGAAACTGGTATTGAATTTTCTTATGACCGTGGGGAAATAAGACCTTATAGCAGTCCTGCACCGTCTTTTTCCTTTAAGTGGAATGAAATAAAAGATATTATCAAAACTGAAGCTTCGGTTCGTTCTTTGATTGTAGAATAA
- a CDS encoding radical SAM/SPASM domain-containing protein — MNKSQFIDGIIYLKTLTFRRFWNGVLLLFSYYLSKITKKNYQKGFPISIAFEPTTTCNLKCPHCPSGLRQFSRPTGNATNAIFEKLLNEVSPYLTYLIFYFQGEPYINKHFLDWVKLANEKNIYTATSTNAHYLTEDVAEKTVLSGLSRLIISLDGANQETYQKYRIGGNIDKVWKGIENVVAFKKKHKSKTPFIMLQFIVFKHNEHEIEQIKAIGKELGIDKVAIKTAQIYDYENQADFIPENSTYSRYKKEEGKVTLKNKLENSCWKMWHSCVITWDGKVVPCCFDKDATHHLGDLEKYSFNEIWQNETYAAFRNSLLQSRKEIEICKNCTEGTKVWA, encoded by the coding sequence ATGAATAAAAGTCAATTTATAGACGGAATAATTTACCTCAAAACGCTTACTTTCAGACGTTTTTGGAATGGTGTTTTGCTATTGTTTAGTTATTACCTTTCCAAAATCACAAAGAAAAACTATCAAAAAGGATTTCCGATAAGTATCGCCTTTGAGCCTACAACAACTTGTAATCTGAAATGTCCTCATTGTCCGTCTGGACTTAGACAATTTTCTCGTCCTACTGGAAATGCTACAAATGCTATTTTTGAAAAATTATTAAATGAAGTTTCGCCTTATCTGACCTATCTTATTTTTTATTTTCAAGGAGAACCGTATATCAATAAACACTTTTTGGATTGGGTAAAACTAGCCAACGAAAAAAATATCTACACAGCTACTTCGACAAATGCTCATTATCTGACAGAAGACGTAGCAGAAAAAACGGTTCTTTCAGGTCTTTCTAGGCTTATTATTTCTTTAGATGGCGCAAATCAAGAAACCTATCAAAAATATAGAATTGGAGGAAATATCGATAAAGTTTGGAAGGGAATTGAAAATGTAGTTGCTTTTAAGAAAAAACACAAAAGCAAAACGCCTTTTATTATGCTTCAATTTATTGTCTTCAAACACAACGAACACGAAATCGAACAAATAAAAGCAATAGGAAAAGAATTAGGAATCGATAAAGTGGCAATAAAGACAGCACAGATTTATGACTATGAAAATCAAGCTGATTTTATTCCAGAAAATTCAACATATAGCCGTTATAAAAAGGAAGAAGGTAAAGTAACTCTAAAGAATAAGCTAGAAAATAGCTGTTGGAAAATGTGGCATTCTTGTGTCATTACATGGGACGGAAAAGTAGTTCCTTGTTGTTTTGATAAAGATGCAACCCATCATCTGGGCGACTTAGAGAAATATTCTTTTAATGAAATTTGGCAAAATGAAACCTATGCAGCCTTTAGAAATTCATTATTACAATCAAGAAAAGAAATTGAAATTTGTAAAAACTGTACCGAAGGAACGAAGGTTTGGGCATAA